A portion of the Toxotes jaculatrix isolate fToxJac2 chromosome 16, fToxJac2.pri, whole genome shotgun sequence genome contains these proteins:
- the adora2ab gene encoding adenosine A2a receptor b: MLKNDQLVYIGLELIIACLAVAGNILVCWAVCLNSNLQSITNFFVVSLAVADIAVGLLAIPFAITISTGFCANFHGCLFIACFVLVLTQSSIFSLLAIAVDRYIAIKNPLRYNSLVTGQRAKGIIALCWVLSVGIGLTPMLGWNRGLNTTAATSSGNICPKGMTECLFEGVVTLDYMVYFNFFGCVLVPLGVMLVVYAHIFMAARRQLRLMGLKVAQTPAPGAITSSSSASRSTLQKEVHAAKSLAIIVGLFALCWLPVHIINCFNHLCEDCNRPHIWVMNIAIILSHANSVVNPFIYAYRIREFRQTFRKILYQHILGKRDVHGFGFGRGDGRSVRSSIVRASSRTSKADSSCGTVVNSYILDPSPDRTPPKPAHEASCHWSSKLDSAPSSYILNGNQIKDSALTGTQQQPSIMGFAAQDGIESLTYLGGTTDVLELKDSGSCIAYVNVHALTLKQTDCTCSTELTEVS, encoded by the exons ATGCTGAAGAATGACCAGCTGGTCTATATTGGCCTGGAGCTGATCATCGCCTGCCTGGCTGTGGCTGGGAACATCCTGGTCTGCTGGGCCGTCTGCCTCAACTCCAACCTACAGAGCATCACCAACTTCTTTGTGGTGTCACTGGCAGTGGCTGACATTGCTGTAGGGCTGCTGGCAATTCCCTTTGCCATCACTATTAG CACCGGCTTCTGTGCCAACTTCCATGGCTGCCTGTTCATCGCTTGCTTCGTCCTCGTGCTCACCCAGAGCTCCATCTTCAGCCTTCTGGCTATCGCTGTGGACCGCTACATCGCTATCAAGAACCCACTCAG GTACAACAGCCTGGTGACAGGGCAGAGGGCAAAGGGCATCATCGCTTTGTGCTGGGTCCTCTCAGTAGGCATCGGCCTGACTCCAATGCTGGGCTGGAATAGAG GTTTGAACACCACAGCCGCCACCAGCAGCGGGAACATCTGCCCCAAAGGCATGACTGAGTGCCTGTTCGAAGGAGTAGTTACCCTGGACTACATGGTCTATTTCAATTTCTTTGGCTGTGTGCTGGTGCCTCTGGGGGTCATGCTTGTCGTCTATGCCCATATCTTCATGGCTGCACGACGCCAGCTCCGATTGATGGGGCTCAAAGTTGCACAGACACCTGCTCCTGGAGCGATAACCTCATCTTCCAGCGCATCTCGTTCAACCCTGCAGAAGGAGGTGCATGCCGCCAAATCACTGGCCATCATTGTAggtttgtttgctttatgttGGCTTCCAGTGCACATCATCAACTGTTTCAACcacctgtgtgaggactgtaaCCGCCCACATATCTGGGTGATGAACATCGCAATCATCCTCTCCCATGCTAACTCTGTTGTGAATCCCTTCATCTATGCCTACCGCATTCGGGAGTTCAGACAGACCTTCCGGAAGATCCTGTACCAGCACATCCTGGGCAAGAGGGATGTACACGGGTTTGGCTTTGGGAGGGGTGATGGGAGAAGTGTTAGGAGCAGCATTGTGAGGGCCTCTTCTCGCACGAGTAAAGCGGATTCATCATGTGGCACGGTGGTAAATAGTTACATCCTGGACCCCAGTCCTGATCGAACTCCACCAAAACCTGCTCATGAAGCCTCTTGCCACTGGTCGTCAAAGTTAGACTCTGCACCAAGCAGTTACATACTCAATGGAAACCAAATAAAGGACAGCGCCCTCACAgggacacagcagcagccaagCATCATGGGATTTGCTGCACAGGATGGAATAGAGTCACTCACATATTTGGGGGGAACAACAGATGTTTTGGAGTTGAAAGATAGTGGGAGCTGCATTGCATATGTGAATGTTCATGCGCTCACCCTAAAACAGACTGACTGTACCTGCTCCACAGAGCTTACAGAGGTCTCATGA
- the LOC121195514 gene encoding calcium/calmodulin-dependent protein kinase kinase 2 isoform X2, with translation MFPCHVTPWPSAEPPASCGSHAPPAQPSQPLPDLLCSCPAPPLNTHSETPSPDPMESLIVVTEYEPSRPPGEAEEEEEVEEMDSSETPEPNSSVAAPFPTPSCDLLSHTVCRSEALLPESQEQRGRLNLSDRKLSLQERSQSATSPCSSPGLNGRYIYPSLPYSPITSPHSSPRLPRRPTVESHSVSIIDLQDCVQLNQYKLKDEIGKGSYGVVKLAYNEDDNTYYAMKVLSKKRLMRQAGFPRRPPPRGAKAAPEGPPHPKGPLERVYQEIAILKKLDHPNVVKLVEVLDDPSEDHLYMVFELVKQGAVMEVPTDKPFSEDQARFYFQDLLRGIEYLHYQRIIHRDIKPSNLLVGEDGHIKIADFGVSNQFEGADALLTSTVGTPAFLAPEALSETRKNFSGKALDVWAMGVTLYCFVFGVCPFMDERILSLHQKIKTQPVVLPEHADISDDLKDLLLKMLDKNPETRISVAQIKVHPWVTRHGAEPLPPEDDNCCMLIEVTEEEVENSVKHIPSLATVILVRTMLRKRSFGNPFDWGRKEDRSSLCPPGQTLTKQESGDGMRGMDLPYVGEDEALS, from the exons ATGTTTCCTTGTCACGTAACCCCCTGGCCCTCTGCTGAGCCACCGGCCTCCTGCGGCAGTCATGCACCCCCAGCACAGCCCTCGCAACCCCTTCCTGACCTGTTGTGCAGCTGTCCCGCTCCGCCTTTGAACACCCACTCTGAGACGCCCTCACCAGACCCCATGGAGTCCCTCATTGTGGTCACAGAGTACGAACCCAGCAGACCGCCtggagaggctgaggaggaggaggag GTAGAAGAAATGGACAGTTCTGAGACGCCTGAGCCTAATTCCTCTGTGGCGGCACCTTTCCCAACTCCATCCTGCGACCTGCTGTCCCACACAGTTTGCCGGTCAGAGGCTCTGCTACCTGAAAGCCAAGAGCAAAGGGGAAGATTAAACCTGTCAGACAGGAAACTATCTCTGCAAGAGCGCTCGCAAAGTGCAACATCACCCTGCAGCTCTCCGGGACTCAACGGGCGCTATATTTACCCATCATTACCCTACTCACCCATCACATCACCCCACTCCTCTCCACGCTTGCCCCGCCGACCCACTGTCGAGTCCCACAGTGTTTCCATCATAGACCTCCAG GACTGTGTTCAACTCAACCAGTATAAGCTGAAAGATGAGATTGGAAAG GGCTCCTATGGTGTTGTAAAGCTGGCGTACAATGAGGATGACAACACATACTAC GCGATGAAGGTGTTGTCCAAAAAGAGGCTGATGAGACAGGCAGGTTTCCCAC GGAGACCTCCCCCTCGTGGAGCCAAAGCAGCTCCCGAGGGTCCCCCTCATCCTAAAGGACCCCTGGAGCGGGTCTATCAAGAGATTGCCATCCTGAAAAAGCTGGACCATCCCAATGTAGTAAAACTAGTGGAG GTTTTGGATGACCCCAGCGAGGACCATCTGTACATGG tATTTGAGCTGGTCAAGCAAGG GGCTGTGATGGAGGTGCCGACAGATAAACCTTTCAGTGAGGACCAGGCACGCTTTTACTTCCAGGATCTGCTCAGGGGAATCGAATATT tACATTACCAGAGGATCATCCACAGAGACATCAAACCCTCTAACCTATTAGTGGGAGAAGATGGACACATCAAGATAGCAGACTTTGGAGTCAGTAACCAGTTTGAGGGAGCTGACGCCCTCCTGACAAGTACAGTGGGAACACCTGCTTTCCTAGCCCCTGAAGCTCTCTCTGAGACCAGAAAGAACTTCTCTGGAAAG GCTTTGGATGTTTGGGCCATGGGAGTGACACTTTATTGCTTCGTCTTTGGAGTG TGTCCATTTATGGATGAGCGCATCCTCAGTCTTCATCAGAAAATCAAGACACAACCTGTGGTGTTACCTGAACA TGCTGACATATCAGATGATCTCAAAGATTTGTTGCTAAAAATGCTGGACAAGAATCCAGAAACCAGGATATCAGTCGCACAGATTAAG GTGCACCCATGGGTGACAAGGCATGGTGCCGAGCCCCTCCCTCCAGAGGATGACAACTGTTGTATGCTGATTGAGGTGACCGAGGAGGAGGTTGAGAATTCAGTTAAACACATCCCCAGCCTGGCTACGGTG ATCCTGGTGAGAACCATGCTGAGGAAGCGTTCCTTTGGGAACCCCTTTGACTGGGGCCGTAAAGAGGACCGCAGCAGTCTGTGCCCTCCAGGGCAAACGCTCAC GAAACAGGAGAGTGGTGATGGCATGAGGGGTATGGACCTGCCCTACGTGGGAGAAGATGAGGCTCTTTCCTGA
- the snrpd3l gene encoding small nuclear ribonucleoprotein D3 polypeptide, like, which yields MSIGVPIKVLHEAEGHIVTCETNTGEVYRGKLIEAEDNMNCQMSNITVTYRDGRVAQLEQVYIRGSKIRFLILPDMLKNAPMLKSMKNKNQGSGAGRGKAAILKAQVAARGRGRGGMGRGNIFQKRR from the exons ATGTCCATCGGCGTGCCAATTAAGGTTCTGCATGAAGCAGAAGGACACATCGTGACCTGTGAGACCAACACGGGTGAGGTCTACAGGGGCAAGCTGATCGAGGCTGAGGACAACATGAACTGCCAG ATGTCCAATATCACAGTGACCTATCGTGATGGCCGGGTTGCACAGCTGGAGCAAGTCTACATCCGTGGCAGCAAGATCCGCTTCCTGATCTTACCTGACATGTTAAAGAATGCCCCTAtgttaaagagtatgaagaacAAGAACCAGGGATCTGGTGCAGGAAGGGGCAAGGCAGCTATTCTCAAAGCACAAG TGGCAGCAAGAGGCAGAGGCCGTGGTGGAATGGGAAGAGGCAACATCTTCCAGAAGAGGCGATAA
- the LOC121195514 gene encoding calcium/calmodulin-dependent protein kinase kinase 2 isoform X1, giving the protein MFPCHVTPWPSAEPPASCGSHAPPAQPSQPLPDLLCSCPAPPLNTHSETPSPDPMESLIVVTEYEPSRPPGEAEEEEEVEEMDSSETPEPNSSVAAPFPTPSCDLLSHTVCRSEALLPESQEQRGRLNLSDRKLSLQERSQSATSPCSSPGLNGRYIYPSLPYSPITSPHSSPRLPRRPTVESHSVSIIDLQDCVQLNQYKLKDEIGKGSYGVVKLAYNEDDNTYYAMKVLSKKRLMRQAGFPRRPPPRGAKAAPEGPPHPKGPLERVYQEIAILKKLDHPNVVKLVEVLDDPSEDHLYMVFELVKQGAVMEVPTDKPFSEDQARFYFQDLLRGIEYLHYQRIIHRDIKPSNLLVGEDGHIKIADFGVSNQFEGADALLTSTVGTPAFLAPEALSETRKNFSGKALDVWAMGVTLYCFVFGVCPFMDERILSLHQKIKTQPVVLPEHADISDDLKDLLLKMLDKNPETRISVAQIKVHPWVTRHGAEPLPPEDDNCCMLIEVTEEEVENSVKHIPSLATVILVRTMLRKRSFGNPFDWGRKEDRSSLCPPGQTLTKGRAGKVRYCYIHCNQRRKQESGDGMRGMDLPYVGEDEALS; this is encoded by the exons ATGTTTCCTTGTCACGTAACCCCCTGGCCCTCTGCTGAGCCACCGGCCTCCTGCGGCAGTCATGCACCCCCAGCACAGCCCTCGCAACCCCTTCCTGACCTGTTGTGCAGCTGTCCCGCTCCGCCTTTGAACACCCACTCTGAGACGCCCTCACCAGACCCCATGGAGTCCCTCATTGTGGTCACAGAGTACGAACCCAGCAGACCGCCtggagaggctgaggaggaggaggag GTAGAAGAAATGGACAGTTCTGAGACGCCTGAGCCTAATTCCTCTGTGGCGGCACCTTTCCCAACTCCATCCTGCGACCTGCTGTCCCACACAGTTTGCCGGTCAGAGGCTCTGCTACCTGAAAGCCAAGAGCAAAGGGGAAGATTAAACCTGTCAGACAGGAAACTATCTCTGCAAGAGCGCTCGCAAAGTGCAACATCACCCTGCAGCTCTCCGGGACTCAACGGGCGCTATATTTACCCATCATTACCCTACTCACCCATCACATCACCCCACTCCTCTCCACGCTTGCCCCGCCGACCCACTGTCGAGTCCCACAGTGTTTCCATCATAGACCTCCAG GACTGTGTTCAACTCAACCAGTATAAGCTGAAAGATGAGATTGGAAAG GGCTCCTATGGTGTTGTAAAGCTGGCGTACAATGAGGATGACAACACATACTAC GCGATGAAGGTGTTGTCCAAAAAGAGGCTGATGAGACAGGCAGGTTTCCCAC GGAGACCTCCCCCTCGTGGAGCCAAAGCAGCTCCCGAGGGTCCCCCTCATCCTAAAGGACCCCTGGAGCGGGTCTATCAAGAGATTGCCATCCTGAAAAAGCTGGACCATCCCAATGTAGTAAAACTAGTGGAG GTTTTGGATGACCCCAGCGAGGACCATCTGTACATGG tATTTGAGCTGGTCAAGCAAGG GGCTGTGATGGAGGTGCCGACAGATAAACCTTTCAGTGAGGACCAGGCACGCTTTTACTTCCAGGATCTGCTCAGGGGAATCGAATATT tACATTACCAGAGGATCATCCACAGAGACATCAAACCCTCTAACCTATTAGTGGGAGAAGATGGACACATCAAGATAGCAGACTTTGGAGTCAGTAACCAGTTTGAGGGAGCTGACGCCCTCCTGACAAGTACAGTGGGAACACCTGCTTTCCTAGCCCCTGAAGCTCTCTCTGAGACCAGAAAGAACTTCTCTGGAAAG GCTTTGGATGTTTGGGCCATGGGAGTGACACTTTATTGCTTCGTCTTTGGAGTG TGTCCATTTATGGATGAGCGCATCCTCAGTCTTCATCAGAAAATCAAGACACAACCTGTGGTGTTACCTGAACA TGCTGACATATCAGATGATCTCAAAGATTTGTTGCTAAAAATGCTGGACAAGAATCCAGAAACCAGGATATCAGTCGCACAGATTAAG GTGCACCCATGGGTGACAAGGCATGGTGCCGAGCCCCTCCCTCCAGAGGATGACAACTGTTGTATGCTGATTGAGGTGACCGAGGAGGAGGTTGAGAATTCAGTTAAACACATCCCCAGCCTGGCTACGGTG ATCCTGGTGAGAACCATGCTGAGGAAGCGTTCCTTTGGGAACCCCTTTGACTGGGGCCGTAAAGAGGACCGCAGCAGTCTGTGCCCTCCAGGGCAAACGCTCAC GAAAGGCAGAGCAGGCAAAGTGAGATACTGCTACATACACTGTAACCAAAGAAG GAAACAGGAGAGTGGTGATGGCATGAGGGGTATGGACCTGCCCTACGTGGGAGAAGATGAGGCTCTTTCCTGA
- the LOC121195514 gene encoding calcium/calmodulin-dependent protein kinase kinase 2 isoform X3: MFPCHVTPWPSAEPPASCGSHAPPAQPSQPLPDLLCSCPAPPLNTHSETPSPDPMESLIVVTEYEPSRPPGEAEEEEEVEEMDSSETPEPNSSVAAPFPTPSCDLLSHTVCRSEALLPESQEQRGRLNLSDRKLSLQERSQSATSPCSSPGLNGRYIYPSLPYSPITSPHSSPRLPRRPTVESHSVSIIDLQDCVQLNQYKLKDEIGKGSYGVVKLAYNEDDNTYYAMKVLSKKRLMRQAGFPRRPPPRGAKAAPEGPPHPKGPLERVYQEIAILKKLDHPNVVKLVEVLDDPSEDHLYMVFELVKQGAVMEVPTDKPFSEDQARFYFQDLLRGIEYLHYQRIIHRDIKPSNLLVGEDGHIKIADFGVSNQFEGADALLTSTVGTPAFLAPEALSETRKNFSGKALDVWAMGVTLYCFVFGVCPFMDERILSLHQKIKTQPVVLPEHADISDDLKDLLLKMLDKNPETRISVAQIKVHPWVTRHGAEPLPPEDDNCCMLIEVTEEEVENSVKHIPSLATVILVRTMLRKRSFGNPFDWGRKEDRSSLCPPGQTLTKGRAGKVRYCYIHCNQRSSS; this comes from the exons ATGTTTCCTTGTCACGTAACCCCCTGGCCCTCTGCTGAGCCACCGGCCTCCTGCGGCAGTCATGCACCCCCAGCACAGCCCTCGCAACCCCTTCCTGACCTGTTGTGCAGCTGTCCCGCTCCGCCTTTGAACACCCACTCTGAGACGCCCTCACCAGACCCCATGGAGTCCCTCATTGTGGTCACAGAGTACGAACCCAGCAGACCGCCtggagaggctgaggaggaggaggag GTAGAAGAAATGGACAGTTCTGAGACGCCTGAGCCTAATTCCTCTGTGGCGGCACCTTTCCCAACTCCATCCTGCGACCTGCTGTCCCACACAGTTTGCCGGTCAGAGGCTCTGCTACCTGAAAGCCAAGAGCAAAGGGGAAGATTAAACCTGTCAGACAGGAAACTATCTCTGCAAGAGCGCTCGCAAAGTGCAACATCACCCTGCAGCTCTCCGGGACTCAACGGGCGCTATATTTACCCATCATTACCCTACTCACCCATCACATCACCCCACTCCTCTCCACGCTTGCCCCGCCGACCCACTGTCGAGTCCCACAGTGTTTCCATCATAGACCTCCAG GACTGTGTTCAACTCAACCAGTATAAGCTGAAAGATGAGATTGGAAAG GGCTCCTATGGTGTTGTAAAGCTGGCGTACAATGAGGATGACAACACATACTAC GCGATGAAGGTGTTGTCCAAAAAGAGGCTGATGAGACAGGCAGGTTTCCCAC GGAGACCTCCCCCTCGTGGAGCCAAAGCAGCTCCCGAGGGTCCCCCTCATCCTAAAGGACCCCTGGAGCGGGTCTATCAAGAGATTGCCATCCTGAAAAAGCTGGACCATCCCAATGTAGTAAAACTAGTGGAG GTTTTGGATGACCCCAGCGAGGACCATCTGTACATGG tATTTGAGCTGGTCAAGCAAGG GGCTGTGATGGAGGTGCCGACAGATAAACCTTTCAGTGAGGACCAGGCACGCTTTTACTTCCAGGATCTGCTCAGGGGAATCGAATATT tACATTACCAGAGGATCATCCACAGAGACATCAAACCCTCTAACCTATTAGTGGGAGAAGATGGACACATCAAGATAGCAGACTTTGGAGTCAGTAACCAGTTTGAGGGAGCTGACGCCCTCCTGACAAGTACAGTGGGAACACCTGCTTTCCTAGCCCCTGAAGCTCTCTCTGAGACCAGAAAGAACTTCTCTGGAAAG GCTTTGGATGTTTGGGCCATGGGAGTGACACTTTATTGCTTCGTCTTTGGAGTG TGTCCATTTATGGATGAGCGCATCCTCAGTCTTCATCAGAAAATCAAGACACAACCTGTGGTGTTACCTGAACA TGCTGACATATCAGATGATCTCAAAGATTTGTTGCTAAAAATGCTGGACAAGAATCCAGAAACCAGGATATCAGTCGCACAGATTAAG GTGCACCCATGGGTGACAAGGCATGGTGCCGAGCCCCTCCCTCCAGAGGATGACAACTGTTGTATGCTGATTGAGGTGACCGAGGAGGAGGTTGAGAATTCAGTTAAACACATCCCCAGCCTGGCTACGGTG ATCCTGGTGAGAACCATGCTGAGGAAGCGTTCCTTTGGGAACCCCTTTGACTGGGGCCGTAAAGAGGACCGCAGCAGTCTGTGCCCTCCAGGGCAAACGCTCAC GAAAGGCAGAGCAGGCAAAGTGAGATACTGCTACATACACTGTAACCAAAGAAG TTCATCATGA